The proteins below are encoded in one region of Aeromonas jandaei:
- the ydfZ gene encoding putative selenium delivery protein YdfZ, with protein sequence MKIYDRNRNVLNQGQRVMIAATGAVDFLKEAHTDNMTPYQAEHEKCVLLANSGERYAPIELIRLG encoded by the coding sequence ATGAAGATCTATGACCGGAACCGAAATGTGCTGAACCAGGGTCAGCGCGTCATGATTGCCGCCACCGGCGCCGTCGACTTCCTGAAAGAGGCTCATACCGACAACATGACTCCCTATCAGGCGGAGCACGAGAAGTGCGTGCTGCTGGCAAACTCCGGGGAGCGCTACGCCCCCATCGAGTTGATTAGACTAGGCTGA
- a CDS encoding DUF1993 domain-containing protein, which produces MNRDITAQFIKMLTNLDHCLAKAEAHAAVKQFNVDNFFGDRLIVDMLPFSKQVLICCDSARTVVATASHSELPAMGDEPKTIADLRAHIGKTITYLQGKLDADYSQYASGRYVPHWAGGKGMDGHTCVHEYGIPNFYFHLTMAYALLRRAGVDLGKRDYLGGLNMQ; this is translated from the coding sequence ATGAATCGCGATATCACCGCCCAGTTCATCAAGATGCTGACCAATCTGGATCACTGTCTGGCCAAGGCCGAGGCCCACGCCGCGGTGAAGCAGTTCAACGTGGACAACTTCTTCGGCGATCGGCTGATCGTCGATATGCTGCCCTTCAGCAAGCAGGTGCTGATCTGCTGCGATTCGGCCCGCACCGTGGTGGCCACCGCCAGCCACAGCGAGCTGCCGGCCATGGGCGATGAGCCCAAAACCATCGCGGATCTGCGCGCCCATATCGGCAAGACCATCACCTATCTGCAAGGCAAGCTGGACGCGGACTACAGCCAGTATGCCAGCGGTCGCTACGTGCCCCACTGGGCGGGCGGCAAGGGGATGGATGGCCATACCTGCGTCCATGAGTACGGCATTCCCAACTTCTACTTCCACCTCACCATGGCCTACGCCCTGCTGCGCCGCGCCGGGGTCGATCTCGGCAAGCGCGACTATCTGGGCGGGCTCAATATGCAATAA
- a CDS encoding SRPBCC family protein gives MTTGTVRLHRVIKAPPMRVYRAFTEAQALAKWLPPHGFTCQVEHLDARVGGSFRMSFTNFASGHSQTFGGEYLELVPGERIRYTDRFDEPGLAGVIHVSIILTAVSCGTELAVVQEGIPAAIPLEMCYLGWQESLAQLVALVEPDIPA, from the coding sequence ATGACAACAGGAACAGTGCGACTTCATCGCGTCATCAAGGCGCCGCCGATGCGGGTCTATCGGGCCTTTACCGAGGCGCAGGCGCTGGCCAAATGGCTGCCGCCCCACGGTTTTACCTGTCAGGTGGAGCATCTGGATGCCCGGGTTGGCGGCTCGTTCCGGATGTCCTTCACCAACTTCGCCAGCGGCCATAGCCAGACCTTCGGCGGCGAATACCTTGAACTGGTGCCGGGCGAGCGGATCCGCTACACCGATCGCTTCGATGAGCCCGGTCTCGCCGGGGTGATCCATGTCTCCATCATCCTGACCGCGGTGAGCTGCGGCACCGAGCTGGCGGTGGTGCAGGAGGGGATCCCCGCCGCCATCCCGCTGGAGATGTGCTATCTCGGCTGGCAGGAGTCGCTGGCCCAGCTGGTGGCGCTGGTGGAGCCGGATATTCCCGCTTAA
- a CDS encoding cupin domain-containing protein, with amino-acid sequence MNRHPCIKHWSELQEQEPRYYSGSQEPLSRGCALGKHFGFSRIGIHHEIVEPGHRTSWPHAEKTEDEFVHVLEGTPDVWLDGVLYRLQPGDSVGFKAGDGLAHAFINNTEETVRLLCIGDTEREDNRIHYAVHPERNITLGKLNWDDVPARELGDHDGLPDKLRESNGPF; translated from the coding sequence ATGAACCGCCACCCCTGCATCAAACACTGGAGCGAGCTGCAAGAGCAGGAGCCGCGCTACTACTCCGGCAGTCAGGAGCCCCTGTCGCGCGGTTGCGCCCTCGGCAAGCACTTTGGCTTCAGCCGCATCGGCATCCACCACGAGATCGTCGAGCCCGGCCACCGCACCAGCTGGCCCCATGCCGAAAAGACCGAGGACGAGTTCGTCCACGTGCTGGAAGGCACCCCAGATGTCTGGCTCGACGGCGTGCTCTATCGGCTGCAACCGGGCGATTCGGTCGGCTTCAAGGCCGGTGACGGGCTGGCCCACGCCTTTATCAACAACACCGAAGAGACTGTCCGCCTGCTCTGCATCGGCGACACCGAACGGGAGGATAACCGCATCCACTACGCCGTCCACCCCGAGCGCAACATCACCCTCGGCAAGCTGAACTGGGACGACGTGCCCGCGCGCGAGCTGGGGGATCACGACGGCCTGCCCGACAAGCTGCGCGAGAGCAACGGCCCCTTCTAG
- a CDS encoding DUF3313 domain-containing protein, whose translation MKKVVMVAMAAALLGGCAVKNQVSYSLQSLQTVPFSAFQPNESNPNQRVYKEPGVDLRQYNEVLLDPLQFIRQENGQWYLLTANEQNQIGRYYHDKFQSELIKHGVKIATAPGPKVMRIQAAVTNFDLTRPDPKLRDLMPAKIAINVTREVIGKEPYLLKVGSMAQLLDSQSGKLLVRVMDARETPDTTHKDSPITAEEMEKMIDQWAANRAKQLADNLGK comes from the coding sequence ATGAAAAAGGTCGTGATGGTTGCCATGGCGGCGGCCCTTCTGGGCGGCTGCGCCGTAAAAAATCAGGTCTCCTACAGCTTGCAGTCGCTGCAAACTGTTCCCTTCAGCGCCTTCCAGCCGAACGAGAGCAACCCCAACCAGCGGGTCTACAAGGAGCCGGGCGTTGATCTGCGCCAATACAATGAGGTGCTGCTCGATCCGCTCCAGTTTATCCGGCAGGAGAATGGCCAGTGGTATCTGCTGACCGCCAACGAACAGAACCAGATTGGCCGCTACTACCACGACAAGTTCCAGAGCGAACTGATCAAGCACGGCGTCAAGATTGCCACCGCCCCCGGCCCGAAAGTGATGCGGATCCAGGCTGCTGTCACCAACTTCGACCTGACCCGCCCCGACCCGAAACTGCGTGACCTGATGCCGGCCAAGATCGCCATCAACGTCACCCGCGAAGTGATTGGCAAGGAGCCCTACCTGCTCAAGGTGGGCAGCATGGCCCAGCTGCTCGACTCCCAGAGCGGCAAGCTGCTGGTGCGGGTGATGGATGCCCGCGAGACCCCGGATACAACTCACAAGGATTCGCCCATCACCGCCGAGGAGATGGAGAAGATGATCGACCAGTGGGCGGCCAACCGCGCCAAACAGCTGGCCGACAATCTTGGCAAGTAG
- a CDS encoding LysE family translocator has protein sequence MLTSLFLTLGLMHLIGLASPGPDFALILRTSLHRPTALGAALGISLAIMVHATLSLTGISMLIANNPMLFMVIKCGGALYLGWLGWGALMAARQQSSAVMQSAANELRGWGKGVRAGIATNLLNPKALVFFIGMLAAMVSPEVDGVARSLLVVELFIISVCWFGMLAWSLSTSRAQQLLQRVQRPLNLVTGVLFATVSLSILASMGVELIA, from the coding sequence ATGCTGACCAGTCTTTTCTTAACCCTTGGCCTTATGCACCTGATTGGGCTGGCCAGCCCCGGCCCCGATTTTGCCCTGATCCTGCGCACCAGCCTGCACCGGCCGACCGCCCTTGGCGCGGCGCTTGGCATCTCGCTGGCTATCATGGTGCATGCCACCCTGAGCCTGACCGGCATCAGCATGCTGATCGCCAACAACCCCATGCTGTTTATGGTGATCAAGTGCGGTGGCGCCCTCTATCTGGGCTGGCTGGGCTGGGGCGCCCTGATGGCGGCTCGCCAGCAGAGCAGCGCCGTGATGCAGAGTGCTGCCAACGAACTGCGCGGTTGGGGCAAGGGCGTGCGCGCCGGTATCGCCACCAACCTGCTCAACCCCAAGGCGCTGGTGTTCTTTATCGGCATGCTGGCGGCCATGGTGTCACCAGAGGTGGATGGAGTGGCCCGCAGCCTGCTGGTGGTCGAGCTCTTTATCATCTCGGTCTGCTGGTTCGGCATGCTGGCGTGGAGCCTCTCCACCTCCCGCGCCCAGCAACTGCTGCAACGGGTGCAGCGGCCACTCAATCTGGTCACCGGCGTGTTGTTTGCGACGGTGAGCCTCTCCATTCTGGCCAGCATGGGCGTCGAGCTTATCGCCTGA
- a CDS encoding AraC family transcriptional regulator — protein sequence MSTTDSLIRYWQSPHLPGVELSHSHHRAFSYGRHVHLDYHIGLVQRGGQKFIHKGNSHTLVRGELSTVNPDEVHDGLSLLPEGYEVRVFAIDPQQLSLWLPDQPEPFFDKGLQSRPDLYQGFAQLHSYLDNPQADGLLIEGQLLALLGELLQLAPEVHQLADPQLRYLRDYLLARLDEPHSLEELAGLVGLDRFAFLRQFKKRSGMTPYAWLKRLRLEQGKRLLASGMAVSEVALAVGFFDQSHFHHGFRQAFGLTPAEFRAQMQSFTSRTPL from the coding sequence ATGAGTACTACTGATTCCCTTATCCGCTACTGGCAATCCCCGCACCTGCCGGGGGTCGAGCTGTCACACTCCCATCATCGGGCGTTCAGCTATGGCCGCCATGTCCATCTCGACTACCATATCGGGCTGGTGCAGCGGGGTGGCCAGAAGTTTATCCACAAGGGAAACAGCCACACCCTGGTGCGCGGTGAGCTGTCGACCGTCAACCCGGACGAAGTGCACGACGGCCTCAGCCTGCTGCCGGAAGGGTACGAAGTGCGGGTCTTTGCCATCGATCCGCAGCAGCTCTCCCTCTGGCTGCCCGATCAGCCGGAGCCCTTCTTCGACAAGGGGTTGCAGAGCCGGCCCGACCTCTATCAGGGCTTTGCCCAGCTGCACAGCTACCTCGACAACCCGCAGGCCGATGGCCTGCTGATCGAGGGGCAGCTGCTCGCTTTGCTCGGGGAATTGCTGCAACTGGCGCCCGAAGTGCACCAGCTGGCCGATCCCCAACTGCGCTATCTGCGCGATTATCTGCTGGCCCGGCTCGACGAGCCTCACTCGCTGGAGGAGCTGGCGGGGCTGGTCGGTCTCGATCGCTTCGCCTTTCTGCGCCAGTTCAAGAAGCGCAGCGGCATGACGCCCTACGCCTGGCTCAAGCGACTGCGGCTGGAGCAGGGCAAGCGGCTGTTGGCTAGCGGCATGGCGGTAAGCGAGGTGGCGCTGGCGGTCGGTTTCTTCGACCAGAGCCACTTCCACCACGGTTTTCGTCAGGCTTTTGGCCTGACCCCCGCCGAATTTCGTGCCCAGATGCAATCTTTTACAAGCCGGACGCCCCTCTGA
- a CDS encoding 3-deoxy-D-manno-octulosonic acid transferase, which translates to MLYKGYLGAYEGVWLSYGNAASAVGNVPGSLSAWLIGGPLLLWDSPYAPMALLLAMRLVGFLLFDAVIRQVFDDHVLNSKVRLLFLVLCWLNPWFQYESLLYNPSYLFLFSAMHCWSAWHMRERASFWHMIVHLLAIGMAMQLHYSWPLLAVMSTYLFWRRILKVSWSGVVVAALLIGASLIPYAMEVMSNSHITQNVDPEARQRYIGWGLVHVYPVLKSVLYWLRYGSWLFASKLVNDTQFIWLAGHEYLQMAAIWLWRIVIYGVGSATVLLAAKANWQLWRELKPRLLRSDRAPVDGESWLGLYALAAVLAVLVSAALSPIIFNYWHLMLIFPYALFPILLLLVRWSRRYPQWVGKGLLAATLFCTAVNLIAASDSTKFSYQADYKLQVQEYLQEMKLQPK; encoded by the coding sequence ATGCTCTACAAGGGTTACCTAGGGGCTTATGAGGGGGTCTGGCTCAGCTATGGCAATGCCGCGAGTGCGGTGGGCAATGTGCCGGGCAGCTTGTCGGCCTGGCTGATTGGTGGGCCGCTGCTGCTGTGGGACTCTCCCTATGCACCCATGGCGCTGCTGCTGGCGATGCGGCTGGTCGGGTTCCTGCTGTTTGATGCGGTGATCCGTCAGGTGTTTGATGACCATGTATTGAATAGCAAGGTGCGCCTGCTGTTTCTGGTGCTCTGCTGGCTCAACCCCTGGTTCCAGTACGAGAGTCTGCTCTACAACCCCTCCTATCTGTTCCTCTTCTCGGCCATGCACTGCTGGTCTGCCTGGCATATGCGCGAGCGGGCCTCCTTCTGGCACATGATCGTCCACCTGCTGGCCATCGGCATGGCGATGCAGCTGCACTACTCCTGGCCGCTGCTGGCGGTGATGTCCACTTACCTCTTCTGGCGCCGCATCCTCAAGGTGAGCTGGAGCGGGGTGGTGGTGGCTGCCCTGTTGATCGGTGCCTCCCTGATCCCTTACGCGATGGAAGTGATGAGCAATAGCCACATCACCCAGAATGTCGATCCCGAGGCGCGTCAGCGCTATATCGGCTGGGGGCTGGTGCATGTCTATCCGGTGCTGAAATCGGTGCTCTACTGGCTTCGTTACGGCTCCTGGCTGTTTGCCAGCAAGCTGGTCAACGACACCCAGTTCATCTGGCTGGCAGGCCACGAATATCTGCAGATGGCAGCGATCTGGCTGTGGCGCATCGTGATTTACGGCGTGGGTTCCGCAACTGTGCTGCTGGCGGCCAAAGCCAACTGGCAGCTGTGGCGCGAACTCAAGCCGCGTCTGCTGCGCAGCGACCGTGCGCCAGTAGATGGCGAGAGCTGGCTCGGCCTCTATGCGCTGGCGGCGGTGCTGGCGGTGCTGGTGAGTGCGGCTCTGTCGCCCATCATCTTCAACTACTGGCACCTGATGCTGATCTTCCCCTACGCATTGTTCCCGATCCTGCTGCTGCTGGTGCGCTGGAGCCGTCGTTACCCGCAGTGGGTTGGCAAGGGGCTGCTGGCGGCCACCCTGTTCTGCACCGCGGTCAACCTGATTGCGGCGAGCGACAGCACCAAGTTCTCCTATCAGGCGGACTACAAGCTGCAGGTGCAGGAGTATCTGCAGGAGATGAAGTTGCAACCCAAGTAA
- a CDS encoding glycosyltransferase — protein MTPPVKKFLFIVEDLYGGGAEKVLLNTASLLKDAGADVTLFTLREKIDHTLPDNIYPINLGIVTKLTKAISNIAVEKIQASLILKKVKEISPDVIISCSCDKITRHLPGTLNIYYWIHGNVTGFAKDNAKGYGKFKRFYNGKKLICVSRGIADDILKNVKATPKSCQVIYNPFDIDKIQALADEPFSKPFDKYFIHVGTFEERKRHDRLLQAYQLSGVDTPLVLMGKGDLRPKIESMIEEMNLASKVKIINFQKNPYPYIKAAQALILTSDAEGLPTVLIEALICHTPVISVDCPSGPAEIITSDIEKYLVPLDDLHKLALAISDMDYYRAIINGDLYKAFSKKETITTFMAL, from the coding sequence ATGACCCCACCAGTTAAAAAGTTCCTATTTATTGTTGAAGACTTGTATGGTGGTGGTGCTGAAAAGGTTCTGCTTAATACCGCATCATTGCTAAAAGATGCCGGTGCCGATGTTACCTTGTTTACCTTGCGGGAAAAAATAGATCATACGCTGCCTGATAATATCTATCCGATTAATCTTGGCATTGTCACAAAACTGACTAAAGCCATATCCAATATTGCGGTTGAAAAAATACAAGCATCTCTTATCTTGAAAAAAGTCAAAGAGATCTCGCCTGACGTAATTATATCATGCTCATGTGACAAAATTACCAGACACCTACCTGGTACACTGAACATTTATTACTGGATCCACGGAAATGTCACCGGCTTTGCCAAAGACAACGCAAAAGGTTATGGAAAATTCAAACGCTTTTATAACGGAAAAAAATTAATATGCGTATCTCGTGGCATAGCTGATGATATTTTAAAAAATGTAAAAGCCACCCCTAAATCGTGCCAGGTTATCTACAATCCGTTTGATATCGATAAAATTCAGGCATTGGCCGATGAGCCTTTCAGCAAGCCATTCGACAAGTACTTTATCCATGTCGGCACCTTCGAAGAGAGAAAACGCCACGATCGTCTCTTGCAGGCATATCAGCTAAGCGGCGTTGACACGCCACTCGTCCTGATGGGCAAAGGGGATCTACGTCCAAAAATAGAATCAATGATCGAAGAAATGAACCTTGCCAGCAAGGTGAAAATTATCAATTTTCAGAAGAATCCCTATCCCTATATAAAGGCCGCCCAAGCACTTATCCTGACATCAGATGCAGAAGGGCTGCCAACAGTACTAATTGAAGCACTCATCTGCCATACGCCAGTGATCAGCGTGGATTGTCCGTCTGGGCCTGCGGAGATCATCACCTCTGATATAGAAAAATATTTAGTTCCTTTAGATGATCTTCATAAACTAGCCTTGGCTATTTCTGATATGGATTACTACCGTGCTATTATAAATGGCGACTTATATAAAGCGTTCTCTAAAAAAGAAACAATCACTACTTTTATGGCTCTATAA
- a CDS encoding glycosyltransferase family 25 protein produces MNIYVVSLERSSERRERITKHLSDLGIAFEFFSAVDGRVDKTPGYDDKQRIKEKGHSLTLGERGCFSSHRALWEKCVLLNEPILILEDDVDFSDSFLNFVKELDDILSHYSYVRLGRGPLKKMPIFGAYYFMQHLSGVEGYSLVKYLRGPSCCHGYALSPAATEKFLNYSESWWWPVDDYMDSEHIHGVCDYGIEPPIVLQTDLPSEIGYSERENKGKRSLFSRARKEVFRFRGDLLSYLFNLVIYIKNSRR; encoded by the coding sequence ATGAATATATATGTTGTTAGTCTGGAACGTTCCAGTGAGCGTAGAGAGCGGATCACAAAGCATTTATCTGATTTAGGTATTGCATTTGAGTTTTTCTCTGCAGTGGATGGTCGTGTAGATAAAACTCCAGGATATGATGATAAACAAAGGATAAAAGAGAAGGGGCATTCACTAACTCTGGGTGAAAGAGGCTGTTTTTCAAGTCATAGAGCATTGTGGGAAAAGTGTGTTTTATTAAATGAGCCGATATTAATTTTAGAGGATGATGTAGATTTTTCTGATTCGTTTTTAAATTTTGTCAAAGAACTCGATGATATTTTATCACATTATAGTTATGTTCGATTAGGGCGAGGGCCACTAAAAAAGATGCCAATATTTGGCGCATATTATTTTATGCAACATCTTAGTGGAGTAGAAGGTTATTCACTCGTCAAGTATTTGAGAGGGCCGAGTTGCTGTCACGGATACGCGTTGTCCCCTGCTGCTACGGAAAAATTTCTAAATTATTCAGAGTCCTGGTGGTGGCCAGTGGATGACTATATGGATAGTGAACATATTCATGGAGTTTGTGACTATGGTATTGAGCCACCGATCGTATTGCAAACAGACTTACCATCTGAAATTGGATATTCTGAACGAGAAAATAAAGGAAAACGCTCTCTATTTTCGAGAGCGAGAAAGGAGGTATTTCGTTTTCGCGGCGATTTATTAAGCTATTTATTTAATCTTGTTATCTATATTAAAAATTCGCGGCGTTGA
- a CDS encoding O-antigen ligase family protein, whose amino-acid sequence MMVLFSKEKFVPFMVQASAFLFGALALAVPSGYSYGPALLAVVSLFVFWRKDYLSAMEKEHKIIASLLLSYFVLFLISVIFDGSSFSQLDRPSRALMAALVIPTLARHKVKLEVLLCGFACGALIAACIAIYDKFYLGYERAFEFYSIPIQSGNISMSLGLFCLCGYFWSRANKFYNYSFFYMIGAISGLIGSFLSGSRGGWILLPVVIFSILMLYRNLIASNERKGLLCLLFIIIAMVLAPQTGMLKRFDAAKTDIEQYVDGTNLDTSLGIRFQLWRSAWDSFKEKPFFGWGQDGLRESQKQQLKENKITNFIYNFNYHAHNQYLEEMAKRGIIGLLVLIAMLCVPIILVKKRFSIMAQESLAYSGGVLVIVTCLTTADYHLSQAYFSHNSGISFFVFSLVLALSVSMDDGNH is encoded by the coding sequence ATGATGGTTTTATTTAGTAAAGAGAAGTTCGTGCCTTTTATGGTGCAAGCATCTGCTTTTTTATTTGGTGCTCTGGCTCTTGCTGTCCCAAGTGGGTACTCGTATGGTCCAGCTTTGCTTGCGGTTGTAAGTCTTTTTGTCTTTTGGCGTAAAGATTACCTCTCTGCGATGGAGAAAGAACATAAAATAATTGCATCATTGCTTTTATCATATTTCGTTCTTTTTTTAATATCTGTTATTTTCGATGGTAGTTCATTTAGCCAATTAGATAGGCCAAGTCGGGCATTAATGGCTGCTCTAGTAATTCCTACACTTGCTAGACATAAAGTTAAGTTGGAAGTTTTGCTTTGTGGGTTCGCTTGTGGTGCGTTAATAGCAGCCTGTATCGCAATTTACGATAAATTCTATCTCGGATATGAGCGAGCATTCGAATTTTATTCAATACCTATACAGTCCGGAAACATTAGCATGTCTCTCGGTCTTTTTTGTTTATGTGGTTATTTTTGGTCTAGGGCGAATAAATTTTATAATTACTCTTTCTTTTATATGATTGGTGCAATATCTGGTCTGATTGGTAGTTTTTTGTCTGGTTCTAGGGGGGGGTGGATATTACTTCCAGTCGTTATTTTTTCGATATTAATGCTTTACAGAAATTTGATTGCGAGCAATGAAAGAAAAGGGTTGTTGTGTTTGCTTTTTATTATCATCGCCATGGTACTTGCGCCTCAAACTGGAATGTTGAAGAGATTTGATGCTGCGAAAACTGATATAGAACAATACGTAGATGGTACTAACTTGGATACATCTCTAGGTATTCGATTCCAGTTGTGGAGAAGTGCATGGGACTCTTTTAAGGAAAAACCATTTTTCGGATGGGGACAAGATGGTCTGCGTGAGTCACAAAAACAACAATTAAAAGAAAATAAAATCACTAATTTCATATATAACTTTAACTATCACGCCCATAACCAATATCTTGAAGAGATGGCAAAACGTGGAATTATAGGGTTATTAGTACTGATAGCCATGCTGTGTGTTCCGATCATCTTGGTGAAGAAAAGATTTTCTATTATGGCGCAAGAGTCTCTTGCATATAGTGGAGGTGTCCTCGTTATTGTCACTTGTTTGACAACAGCTGACTATCATCTTAGCCAAGCCTATTTTTCTCACAATTCAGGTATCTCGTTTTTTGTCTTCTCTTTAGTATTGGCGCTATCAGTTTCAATGGATGATGGGAATCATTAA
- the rfaD gene encoding ADP-glyceromanno-heptose 6-epimerase — protein MIVVTGGAGFIGSNLVKQLNAQGRTDIVVIDDLTDGTKFVNLVDLTIADYMDKDEFQARIVSGDEFEEWDGIEVIFHEGACSATTEWNGKFIMEVNYEYSKDLFHYCIEREIPFIYASSAATYGGRNDNFIEDPKFEQPLNVYGYSKQLFDQYVRRWMPEINSQVVGLKYFNVYGPREQHKGSMASVAFHLNTQVKKGENPKLFEGCDGFPNGGQMRDFIYIDDVCKVNLWFWQNPQHSGIFNCGTGRAEPFQNVAEAVIKHHQKGSIEYIPFPDHLKGRYQSFTQADMTKLRNAGYDAEFKTVAEGVADYMAWLNR, from the coding sequence ATGATCGTAGTAACTGGCGGTGCTGGCTTTATCGGCAGCAATCTGGTCAAGCAGCTGAACGCTCAAGGACGGACCGATATCGTGGTCATTGATGACCTGACCGACGGCACCAAGTTCGTCAATCTGGTCGATCTGACCATCGCTGACTACATGGACAAAGACGAGTTCCAGGCGCGTATCGTCTCCGGCGACGAATTCGAAGAGTGGGACGGCATTGAGGTTATCTTCCACGAAGGTGCCTGCTCGGCGACGACCGAGTGGAACGGCAAGTTCATCATGGAGGTCAACTACGAGTACTCCAAGGACCTGTTCCACTACTGCATCGAGCGTGAAATTCCGTTCATTTATGCCTCTTCTGCCGCCACCTACGGCGGTCGCAACGACAACTTCATCGAAGATCCCAAGTTCGAACAGCCGCTCAACGTCTATGGCTACTCCAAGCAGCTGTTCGACCAGTACGTGCGCCGCTGGATGCCGGAGATCAACTCACAGGTCGTTGGCCTCAAGTACTTCAACGTCTACGGCCCGCGCGAGCAGCATAAAGGCTCCATGGCATCCGTTGCCTTCCACCTCAATACCCAGGTGAAGAAGGGCGAGAATCCCAAGCTGTTCGAAGGTTGCGACGGTTTCCCCAACGGTGGCCAGATGCGTGACTTCATCTATATCGACGACGTCTGCAAGGTAAACCTCTGGTTCTGGCAGAACCCGCAGCACTCCGGCATCTTCAACTGTGGTACCGGCCGCGCCGAGCCGTTCCAGAACGTGGCAGAAGCGGTGATCAAACATCATCAGAAGGGTTCTATCGAATACATCCCCTTCCCGGATCACCTCAAGGGCCGCTACCAGAGCTTTACCCAGGCCGACATGACCAAGCTGCGCAACGCAGGTTATGACGCCGAGTTCAAGACTGTGGCTGAAGGGGTTGCAGATTACATGGCATGGCTCAACCGCTAA
- a CDS encoding TetR/AcrR family transcriptional regulator has protein sequence MKTRDRIIHSATELFNDQGERNITTNHIAAHMGISPGNLYYHFRNKEDIIHSIFDQYARHLSESFIPTRNREITLQDLMGYLDAIFYLMWQFRFFYANLPDILSRDEPLQQKYLKAQEQMRSSVVTLLKSLREGGIIDVTDADLPDLGQTIKMVVTCWIPFQIAQAPNTRITKPLLYQGVLKVLFLLRPYVQPQVAEQIQQLEQHYRQLAQPAG, from the coding sequence ATGAAGACCAGAGACAGGATCATTCACAGCGCCACCGAGCTGTTTAACGATCAGGGTGAGCGCAACATCACCACCAACCATATTGCGGCGCACATGGGCATCAGTCCGGGCAACCTCTATTACCACTTCCGTAATAAAGAGGACATCATCCACTCCATCTTCGATCAATATGCCCGCCACCTGAGCGAAAGCTTCATCCCGACCCGCAACCGTGAAATCACCCTGCAGGATTTGATGGGTTATCTGGATGCCATCTTCTATCTGATGTGGCAGTTCCGCTTCTTCTACGCCAACCTGCCGGACATCCTGAGTCGGGACGAGCCACTGCAGCAGAAATACCTCAAGGCGCAGGAGCAGATGAGATCCTCGGTCGTGACCCTGCTCAAGAGCCTGCGCGAAGGGGGCATCATAGATGTTACCGATGCCGATCTGCCGGATCTCGGCCAAACCATCAAGATGGTGGTCACCTGCTGGATCCCGTTCCAGATTGCCCAGGCCCCCAATACCCGCATCACCAAGCCACTGCTCTATCAGGGAGTACTAAAGGTGCTGTTTCTGCTTCGCCCCTACGTACAACCGCAAGTCGCCGAACAGATCCAGCAGCTGGAGCAACACTACCGCCAACTAGCCCAACCAGCTGGGTGA